The following is a genomic window from Amycolatopsis acidiphila.
CAGATCGAGGACGCGTTCGGCGGGGACCTGCACGACCCGGCGGCGCGGTTCGAGATCGAGGCCGCGCTACGGGCGCTCGACCTGCTGGGTATCGGGTACTGAGCACGACCGCCCCGGCCGGCGCCACGCCGACCGGGCAACGCCTACCGTGGGCGATCATGCCGGACATGAAGCGTCGCCCGCACTGGTACGAGGAGGGACAGGAACCGGACTACCGGTTCACCCTGGCCAACGAACGCACCTTCCTCGCCTGGCTGCGCACCGCACTCGCGCTGCTGGCGGGTGCGGTCGCGCTCGCCCAGCTCGTGCCGCCGTTCAGCGTCGCCGGGCTGCGGACCGGGCTGGCCGTGCTGCTGGCCGTCACCGGCACCGTGCTCGCGGCGTTCTCCTACCGGCGGTGGGCGCGGGTGCAGCGCGCGATGCGCAACGGCAGGCCGCTGCCGATGACCTGGCTGCCGTTCGTGGTCGGCTGGGCCGCGGCGCTGTGCGGGGTCGTGGTGCTCGTGCTCGTGCTGACGCATCCGCGATGAGCGATCGGGGGCTGCAACCCGAGCGCACCGCGCTGGCCTGGCAGCGGACCGGGCTGGCCGCGGCCGTCGTGGCCGTGCTGCTGGTGCGCGACGGCGTCGTGCACGGTTCGGCGTGGGGGATCGCGGCCGGCGCGTGCGCGGCCCTGGCGGTGCCGCTCTCGGCGCTCGCCGCCAGGGCGACGCCCAGCGCGTGGACGCGGTTGACGCTGGTGACGGGCGCGGTGGTGGCCTCGGGGCTGTGCACGGTGGTCCACCTGCTGCTGCACTACGACGGGTGACGCCGCAACCGGACCCGGTAGGAGTAGTGCTCCGGCAGGAAGTGGCTGATCGCGAGCTCCACCGGCTGGCCGGAGGACGAGAGGTACAGCCGGTCGATCCGCAGCAGCGGCCTGCCGACCTCGCAACCCAGCTGCTCGGCGATCTCGGGCGTGGCGAGGCCGACGGTCACGCTCTGCTCGGCCTCGGTGATCGGGTCGGGCAGCCGGCCTTCGAGCAGGCCGATGATCGTCGCCCGGCTGCGCGCGCCCGGTTCGGTGACCTCGGGCGCGGACTCCAGCAGTTTCGCGACGGCTGGCGGCAGGAACATCGTGGTGAGGCAGAACGGGATCTCCTCGTGCACGCGCAGGAACTCCAGCCTGCCCACCCGGTCCGAGTGCAGCCGCAGCCTGCCCGCCGCGTCCACCTCGATCTGCCGCCGCAGCGGCGCGACCACCCGCATCTCGGTGTCGATCGACAGGCCCATCAGGTCCTCGATCGAGCCGAACTGCCGCAGGTACTGCTCCTCGGTGGGCGCGGCGAACGTGCCACGTCCCGGCACCCGGTACACCATGCCCTCGGCCACCAGGTCCTGGAACGCGCGGCGCACGGTCTGGCGGCTGACCCGGTGGCTGTCGGCGAGCTCGGCTTCGGTGGGCAGGCGCACGCCGTCGGGGAACTCGTGCCGCAGGATGGCGTCGCGCAGCTCGCGGGCGAGGCGGACGTACGCGCTGTCGGCCATCAGGCGTCCAGGCCGCCCCGGCTGACCAGCTGCCGGGCGATGACGTTGCGCTGGATCTCGTTCGTGCCCTCGCCGACGATCATCAGCGGCGCGTCCCGGAAGTAGCGCTCGACGTCGAACTCGGTCGAATACCCGTAGCCGCCGTGGATGCGCACGGCGTTCAGCGCGATCTGCATCGCGGTCTCCGACGCGAACAGCTTCGCCATCCCGGCTTCCATGTCGACCCGGCGCCCGGCGTCGGCCTCGCGGGCGGCGTGCAGCGTGAGCTGCCGGGCGGCGGTGAGCGAGGTGGCCATGTCCGCGAGGTAGTTGCCGACCGACTGGTGCTGCCAGATCGGCTTGCCGAACGACTCGCGCTCCTGCGCGTACCGCAGGGCGTCCTCGAACGCGGCCCGCCCGACGCCCAGCGCCCGGGCCGCGACCTGCAGGCGACCGGTCTCCAGGCCCTTCATCATCTGCGCGAAGCCCTTGCCCTCGACGCCGCCGAGCAGCCGTCCGGCGGGCACCCGGTAGTCCTCGAACGCCAGCTCGCAGCTCTCGACGCCCTTGTAGCCGAGCTTGGGCAGGTCACGCGAGACCGTCAGGCCGGGACCGTGCTCGGCGAGCAGGATCGACACGCCCTTGTGCTTGGGCTCGGCGGCGGGATCGGTCTTGCACAGCAACGCGATCAGGCCCGAGCGGCGGGAGTTGGTGATCCAGGTCTTGGTGCCGTTGACGACGTACTCTCCCCCGCCGGCTACGCCCCCACTGCCCTCGCGGCGGGCGACAGTCCGCATGGCCTGCAGGTCGGAGCCACCGCCCGGCTCGGTCAGCGCCATGGTCGCACGCAGTTCGCCGGTCGCCATCCGCGGCAGGTAGGACTGCTTCTGCTCGTCGGTGCCGAAGTGCAGCAGCAGCTTCGACACCACCGTGTGCCCGCCCATCGCGCCCGCGAGGCTCATCCAGCCGCGCGCCAGCTCCTCGGTGATCAGCACGTAGCAGGGCGTGGACACCGGTGTGCCGCCGTACTCCTCGGGGATCGCCAGGCCGAAGATCCCCAGCTCCTTCATCTGGTCGATGAGCCGTTCGGGATAGGTGTTGGCGTGTTCGAGCTCCCGGGCGACCGGCCGGACCTCCTTGTCGACGAACTCGCGCACGGTGCCGACCGCCAGCTGCTCGTCCTGGCTCAGACTGTCGAGGGTGCTCATGTCGTTATTTGTACGGCCAAATCCTGGTGCCGGTCAATGGCCCGCCTCTGGGAAAGGTTGACGAGAACGCCGTCCCCGACACACACTGACCGGAGCTTTGTACGGCCGAAACGAAGGAGTGGCATGGACCTGGGCGCGCACGTGGTGGACTGGCGGCCGGGCCCGGTGACCTCGGCCGACGAGCTGCCCCCCGGCCCCGCCGCCGCGCTGTCCGCGGTGTTCGACCAGCCGCCGCCCGGCGGGGCGCTGCCGCCGCTGTGGCACTGGCTGTACTTCCTCGACTGGCCCGCGCAGGGGGAGCTCGGCGAGGATGGCCACCCCCGTGACGGCCACTTCCTGCCGCCGATCCCGGACCGCCGCCGGATGTTCGCCGGTGGCAGGCTCGAGGTGCAGCGGCCGCTGGTGCCCGGCACGCCTGCCGAGCGGGTCAGCAGCCTCGGCGAGGTCACGGTCAAGCAGGGCAGCACCGGCGAGATGATGTTCGTGACCGTGCGGCACGAGATCAGCCAGGACTCGCGGCTGTGCGTCGTCGAGGAACAGGACATCGTCTACCGTTCGGGTGAGGACGAGCGGCGGCGCGGAATGCTTTCGGCGAGCGCGGAGGAGGCGCCGGAGTCCGATGCGGAGTGGCAGCTCGCCCTGCGACCCGACTCGCGGTTGCTGTTCCGGATCAGCGCGCTGACGGCGAACGCGCACCGCATCCACTACGACGAGCCGTACGTGCGCGAGGTCGAGGGCTACCCGGGGCTCGTGGTGCACGGGCCGTTGCTGGTGCTGCTGATGCTGGAGCTGGTGCGGGACAAGCAGGTGCGCTCGCTGTCCTACCGGCTGCGCCGCCCGGTCTTCGCCGGGGAGCACCTGCGGGCGCTGGGCGGTCCGGAGAACGGCGGGGCGAGCCTGCGCATCGCGACCGCCAGGGAGGAACGCAGTGCGACGGCCGAGGTGAGCTTCGCATGACCGTCCAGTTCGGACAGATCGTCGCCGCGCGGGCCCTGCTGTTCGTGCCGGGCCACCGGCCCGACCGCTTCGACAAGGCCGTCGCCTCCGGTGCGGACGGCGTCATCCTCGACCTCGAGGACGCCGTCGCGCCCGCTGACAAGGATGCCGCCCGCGAGCACGTCGACGAGTGGCTTTCCCGTGGTGGCAAAGCCCTGGTCCGGATCAACGGCAGTGACACGCCCGAGTTCGAGGCCGACCTGGCGGTGGTGGCGCGCCGCGGCTGCCCGGTCGTGCTGCCCAAGGCCGAGGACCCGTCGGTGCTCGCGGGCATCGAGGCGCCGCTGGTCCCGATCATCGAGACCGCCGCCGGGATCGAGGCGGCGACGGCGTTGTGCGCGGTCAAGAACGTCGCGCGGGTCGCCTTCGGCAGCGTCGATCTCGCGACCCAGCTCGGTGTCCGGCACGACGACGAGATCGCGCTCGGCTACGCCCGGTCCCGGCTGGTGCTGGCCAGCACCGCCAACGGGATCGCGCCGCCGATCGACGGTGTCACCACGGATCTCGGTGACGAGAACGTGCTCGAAGCCGACATCCAGCACGCCCGGCGGCTGGGCTTCGGCGGCAAGCTGTGTATCCACCCGAAGCAGGTCGCGGCTGTGCGCAAGGGTTTCGCGCCCACGGAGGCGGAGCTCGCCTGGGCGCGCCGGGTGCTGGAGGCGGGCGAGTCGGTGTCCGCCGTGGACGGTCAGATGGTGGACCGGCCGGTGCTGGAACGGGCGCGGCGGTTGCTCGCGCAGCAATGAGGAGGCCTGGGGTGGCGCTGCCGCTGGAGGGATTCACCGTCGTCAGCCTGGAACAGGCCGTGGCCGCGCCGCTCGCGACCCGGCACCTGGCGGACCTGGGCGCGCGGGTGCTGAAGATCGAACGGGTCGACGGCGGGGACTTCGCCCGCGCGTACGACAGTTCCGTGCGCGGGATGGGCTCGCACTTCGTGTGGCTCAACCGCGGCAAGGAGTCCGTGTCGCTGGACGTGAAGAGCGCGGAGGGGCTGGCGCTGCTGCGGGCGCTGATCGAACGCGCGGACGTGTTCGTGCAGAACCTGGCGCCCGGGGCGGCCGCGCGGCTCGGGTTGTCGGCGGCGCAGCTGCGGGCCGGGCGCCCGGAGCTGGTCGTTGTCGACATGTCGGGATACGGCTCGTCGGGTCCGTACCGGGACCGGAAGGCGTACGACCTGCTGGTGCAGAGCGAAGGTGGGCTGGTGTCGATCACCGGCACGCCGGAGGCGCCGGCCAAGACGGGCATCCCGACGGCGGACATCGGGGCGGGGATGTACGCGTACTCCGGGGTGCTCGCGGCGCTGGTGCGGCGCGGGCGGACGGGCGAGGGCGCGCACATCGAGGTGTCCATGCTCGACGCGGTCGCGGAGTGGATGGGGCATCCGCTGTACCTGGCCGCGCACACGGGGGAGCAGCCGCCGCGGGCCGGCCTGAGCCATCCGGTGATCGCCCCGTACGACGCGTACCCGGCGGCGGACGGGACCGAGGTGCTGATCGGGATCCAGAACGACCGCGGCTGGGTACGGCTGGTGACGGACGTGCTGGGGCGGCCGGAGCTGGCGGTGGACCCGGAGTTCGCGACGAACGTGGCCCGGGTGCGCAACCGCGCGCAGGTCGACGCGATCGTCGCGGCGGGCACGAAGGCCTTCCCGGCGGACGAGCTGGTCCGCCGCCTGGACGAGGCGGGCATCGCCTCCGCGCGGTTGAACACGGTGCGGCAGCTGATCGAGCATCCGCAACTGTCCGAACGCGACCGCTGGCGCTCCGTCGAGACGCCGGTGGGGCCGATCCAGGCGATGCTCCCGCCGACGACGTTCGCCGACACGGAGGCGAGCATGGGCCCGGTCCCGGCGCACGGTCAGCACACGGCCGCGGTCCTCGCGGAGTTGGGGTGCGGGGAGGCGGAGATCGCGGGGCTGTCGGAGCGCGGAGTCGTCTTCACGGGGTGACCCCGGGATTGCCGCCAACCCTCACCACGTGTCCACGACCCGCGCCTTCGGGGTGCCCGGGGTCAGGAGCGTGCTGATCCAGTGGCGCGACTCGGCCGGGTCGATGACGTCGTCGATCTCGAACGCGGAGGCCACGTTCGTCGCCTTGCCGCGGGCGTACTCCGCCGCCACCATCTCCTCGAAGCGCGCCTGCCGCTCGGCCGGATCGCCGATCGCCGCGAGCTCCTTGCGGTAGCCGAGCCGGACGGCGCCCTCCAGGCCCATCGGGCCGAACTCGCCCGTCGGCCACGACACGATGAACCGCGGCACCCGGAAACCACCCGCGGCCATTGCCTGCGCGCCGAGGCCGTACCCCTTGCGCAACACGATCGTGCCGAACGGCACCGACAGTCCCGCGGCGTTGACGAACATCCGGCTCACGTGCCGCACCGTCGCGGTGCGCTCGGCGTCCGGGCCGACCATGAACCCCGGCGTGTCGCACAGGGACAGCACCGGCAACCCGTAGGCATCGCACAGCTGCAGGAACCGCGCGATCTTGTCCGCCGCGGGGGAGTCGATCGCGCCACCCAGGTGCGCCGGGTTGTTCGCGATCAGCCCGAGCGGCCGCCCCGCCACCCGGACCAGCGCCGTGATCGCGCCCTGGCCGAAGTCGCGCCGCAGCTCCAGCACGGAGTCCACATCGGACAACCCGTCGATCACCCGCCGGACGTCGTACACCCGCAACCGGTTCTCCGGCACCGCGTGCCGCAGCAACCGCTGGTCCGGCGCCTCCCACGTCGCGGCCGGGCCCTGGAAGTACGGCAGGTACCGCCGCGCGAGCCGCACGGCGTCGGCGTCGTCCTCGGCCATCAGGTCGATCACGCCGTTCGTCCGCTGCACGCCGGTCGGGCCGACCTCGTCGGGATGGAACACCCCGAGCCCGCCGCCCTCGATCATCGCCGGGCCGCCCATGCCGATCGACGCCTCGGGCGTCGCGATCACCACGTCCGAACATCCCAGCAGCGCGGCGTTTCCAGCGAAGCACCGCCCGGACGCGATGCCGACCAGCGGCACCTTGCCGTTCAACCGGGCGTAGAGCGCGAACGCCATGCAGTCCAGCCCGGTCACGCCGCTGCCGTCGGTGTCGCCCGGGCGCCCGCCACCGCCCTCGGCGAACAGCACCACCGGCAGCCGCGCCTGCTCGGCCAGTTCGAACAACCGGTCCTTCTTCGCGTGCCCGCGCTGCCCCTGCGTCCCGGCGAGCACCAGGTAGTCGTAGGACATCGCGATCACCCGGTGCCCGTCGATCGTGCCGACGCCGCCGACCAGGCCGTCCGCGGGCGTGTTCGCCATCAGGTCCTCGGCACTGCGCCGCCGTCGCTGCGCCGCGATCGCGAGCCCGCCGTACTCGACGAAGTCCTCGCACAGGTCCGCGATGTTCTCCCGCGCGGTGCGACGGCCCGCCGCGTGCCAACTGTCCACTTTGGTCCCACGGGCGTCGTCCAGCGTCAGCGCACGGCGTTCCCGCAATGCGGCGAGGTCCGGGCGGGGCGTGTCGAGATCCAGCTCCTGCGAGCCGCCGCCCTCCTCCGCCGCGACCTCGCCCGGGGTCAGGACGGCGAGCCGCTGGCCCGCCGTGACGACGTCGTCCGGCTTGACCAGCAGCTCGGCGATCACCCCGCCGGTCTGGGCGACGACGGGATGTTCCATCTTCATCGCCTCGAGCACGAGCAGCACCGCCCCGCTCGCCACCGCCTCGCCCGCGGACCGGTGCACCTCGACGACCGTGCCGGTCATCGGCGCGGTCACCACGGCCGCGTCCTGCTCGACCGCCGGCGCCTCGGGCAGCACCTCGTCGACGAACGTCGTGTGCGCGTTGCCGACTTCCGGGCGGGACAACAGGTCCCGCAGCAGCTCGCGATTGGTCGCGGCGCCTTCGACGCGGAACTCCTTGAGGGCGCGTCGAAGCCGGCGCGCCGCTCCCTCCAGCGTCACGTCGTGCGCGATGACCTTCGCGAGCGTCGGGTCGTACCGCGGGTTGAGCCGGTAGCCGGAGTAGCCGCAGCCGTCGACCCGCAGCCCCCGCCCACCGGGCGGCTCGTACGCGTCCAGCCGCCCGGAGGCGTGCACGCGGGCCTGGATCGCGAATCCTTGCGGCACGGGGGTTTCCGTGATCCGTTCGCCGGTCAGCTGCAGCCGCACGAGGTCCAGGCCGGTGACCTCCTCGGTCACCGTGTGCTCGACCTGCAGGCGCGGGTTGACCTCGAGGAAGTACCACTCGCCGTCGGCGACCAGGAACTCGACCGTGCCGAGCCCGCGGTAGCCCGCGCGGCGGGCGAGCGCCGTGGCCGCGCCCGCGAGCGCCTGCCGGGTCTCCGCGGCCAGCCCGGGCGCGGGCGCGATCTCGACCAGCTTCTGCCTGTGCCGCTGGAGACTGCAGTCGCGGTCGCCCAGCACGACGTCGTCGCGCAGCTGGACCTCGATGTGCCGGGCGCGCGGCAGATACCGCTCCACGAACACCTCGTCGTCGCCGAACGCCGTCCGCGCCTCGGAACGGCACCGGCGCACCGCTTCGGCGAGATCCTCGCCCGGCCGCACGACCCGCATCCCGCGCCCGCCGCCGCCCGCGACGGCCTTGATCATCACCGCCGAGCCCGCGGCGAGGAACGCCTCGGCCCCCTCGACGCCGCCGCCGTCGAGCACCGGGATGCCCAGCTCCCTGGCCAGCGCCCGGGCGCGGGTCTTGTCACCGAGCAGTTCGAGCGTGCCGGGGTCCGGGCCCACCCAGGTGAGCCCGGCTTCCTGGCAGGCGCGGGCGAAATCGGCGTTCTCCGACAGGAACCCGTAGCCGGGGTGGACCGCGTCGCAACCGGAGGACCGGGCCGCGGCGAGCAGGGCCGCGCCGTCGAGATAGCCGGCGGGGCCGGTGCCGGGAAGGCGCACGGCGTTCTCGGCGAGCCGGACGTGCAACGCCTCCGCGTCGTCCTCGGCGTACACCGCCACCGCGTCGAGATCGAGATCGGCGGCCGCGCGCAGCACGCGGACCGCCACTTCACCACGATTGGCGATCAACAGGCGGTTCACGCCTCGCAGCGTCTCCGGCCCGGCGGGCGGCTGTCAACGGTCGTAGTAGGACGAACCCTGGTCGTACGGCCGGGTCTGGTCCCACTCGCGCACCGGCGGCGCGGCGGCGACCTGCTTGTTGGCGCGCTTGAGCGCACTGCCGGCCGTGCTGATCAACAGCAGCGTGACGACGAGGCCGATCACCAGGTTCAGCAGCGCGGTGGCGATCTTGGTCTCGTAGCTGACCGCCAGGCTCAGCGGCAGCACGACGGCGATCAGCGTCAGCAGGACCATGATCCAGCCGAAGAACGTGGTCGGCTTCGGGGTGGCGACCGAGAGCAGGTGGATCAGCCCGGTGGCGGCGAGCGCGACGAGCGCGGACACGATCGCGTAGGTGGCGGTGTTCGCGTTGCCCCACAGGCCGGAGCCCTTGGGCGCGAGGATCGCGACCCCGGCGAGCCCTCGCGCGATGAGGATGCCCACGATCGCGACCAGTGCCGCGACGAGCGCCGTGGCGACGCCGCCGGCCCACAGCCGGGCCGGGTCGAGCCGAACCTGCTGGCTGTAGTCGCTCATTGTGTTCCCTCCCACCGAGACGACCCGCCAGTACTACCCGCGGCGCGTTCCCGGTAAACGCGTGGCGAGCAGCAGTTGCAGGTGGCAGACCAGGCGTTCGCGCGGGTCGTCGAGGTGCAGCCCGCTCACGGCGGTCACCCGGCGGAGACGGTGCCGGAGGGTGTTGGGGTGGATGTGCAGGTCCGTCGCGGCGGCGCGGACGTCGCCGAGCGCTTCGAGGTACGCCAGCAGGGACGGCACCAGCTCCGTTCCGTGCTCGGCGTCGTGCCCGACGAGGGCGGTCACCGCCGGGTCGCGCAGGTCCGGGTTCGCCTCCACCAGCGACAGCGTCTCGTCGAGCAGGATCTCGGCACGCAGGTCGGAGATCGTCGCCATGTCGCGCTCCGGGGTGCGCGCCATCGCGTCGAGCACGCGGTCGGCCTCGTGCCGGGAGGTCACCACGTCGCCCAGCGCCGGCGCCACGGAGCCGATGCCCGCCTGCGCCCGGACCCCGGCGCGGCGCAGCACGCCGACGACGTGCCCGGCGAGCGTGGTCAGCGACGAGCCGGCCTCGGGCAGCACCGCGTACACCCGCGAGCCCACCGTGCCGACGAGCGCACCTCGCCGGTACGAGGTCGCATGCACCGATACGACGTTGCTGATCTCCAGCTGGTGCAGCTCGTGCTCGGAGCGGTCGCGCTCGATCTCGCGTGCCGCGAACGCCAGCACGGCGGCCGGGGCCGACGGGTCCAGGCCGAGCTGGCCCGCCACCAGGTCCGCACTGACCCGCCCTTCGAGCAACCCCTCGACCAGATCCTCCCGCGGCCGCACGCTCGGCGACCGCCGCCGCAGCAGCTGCACGGCCGCGAGCCGCGCGGCGCCGAGGAGAGCGCTTTCCGCGCGCTCGGCGAACGGCCGCGCGCCCTCCTGCACCCAGATCGTGCCGAGGTGCTGGGTGCCCGCGCGGATGCCGACCGCGAGCCGCCGCCGGATCCCCAGCTCCGGCCGCTCGTCGACGCGCACGACCTCCTCGCCCGAGCGCAGCCGCTGGTACACGCCCCATTCGCGCAGCAGGGCCAGGTACTGCTCGGGGCCTTCCCAGCCCAGGATCGACAACCTGCGCAGCTCGTCGATCTCGTCGTCGGAACGCGAGTAGGCGAGCACCCGGTTGCCCGCGTCCTCGATGGTCACGCTGCCGGAGGTCAGCACCGCAACCGTTTGCGCCAGCGCGAACAGGTCGCCGCCCTCGGCGGGGGACTCCGCGGCCAGGTTCGCCGCCTCCAGCACCTCGCGCAGCAGGGTCTGCAGCTGGTCCCAGCGCATCCGCGGCCGGACGGTCAGCAGCGCGATCCCGCTGTCCTCGGCGGCGGCGCGCAGGTCGTCGAGCCTGCCGTCGTTCTTCACCACGGCCGCCGCCGCGCCCGCCCGTGCGGCGGCCCGCACCGACCGCACGGCCTCCCGTCCGCGTGCGCCCACCACCAGCACCAGCTCGCCGGGGAAGGCGCCCACCTCGTCGTCGGGGTCGAAGATGCCGACGCCCTGGACCAGCGTGTCGAGGCTGCCCGCGACGCGCTCCAGCAGCGGTTCGCCGACCGCGAGGAGCAGCTGCCGCAGCGGCAGGCCCAGGCTTGTGCGATCGGACAATGCCATACGCGCAACAGTAGCCGATCGGCCAGTCCGGAGAGGCCGGTTCGCTGCCTAGCCTTGCCGCATGGACGCCCTGACCCACCCGCCCGCGCCGAGCAACGAGCCGGCCCGCGACTACGCCCCCGGCTCGCCGGAACGAGCGAGCCTGACCGCGAAACTGGCCGAGCTCGCCGGCCAGGAGTTCGAGCTGACGGCCACCATCGACGGCGAGCAGCGGATGGCGGGTGGTGCGCCGATCGACGTGGTGCAGCCGCACAACCACGCGCACGTCCTCGGCACGATGCACAACTCGACGCACGAGGACGCGAAGGCCGCGGTCGCCGCCGCGTTGCGCGCCGCCCGGAGCTGGCGCGAGCTGCCCTTCGACGAGCGCGCCGCGGTCCTGCTCCGCGCTGCCGACCTGCTGTCCGGCCCGTGGCGCGACACGATGAACGCCGCGACGATGCTCGGCCAGTCGAAGACGGTCGTGCAGGCCGAGATCGACTCGGCGTGCGAGCTGGCCGACTTCTGGCGGTTCAACGTGCACTTCGCCCGCCAGATCCACGCCGAGCAGCCGCAGAGCGGGCCCGGCACCTGGAACCGCACCGACTACCGCCCGCTCGAGGGCTTCGTCTACGCGGTCACCCCGTTCAACTTCACCGCCATCGCCGGAAACCTGCCGACCGCGCCCGCGCTGATGGGCAACACGGTCATCTGGAAGCCCTCGCCCACGCAGGGCCTCGCCGCGCACCTGACCATGCGGCTGCTCGAAGAGGCAGGCCTGCCGCCGGGCGTGCTCAACCTGCTCCCCGGCGACGGCCTCGCCGTGTCGGACGTGGTGCTCGCCGACCCCGCGCTCGCCGGCATCCACTTCACCGGCTCCACCAAGACCTTCCAGCACCTGTGGTCGACGGTCGGCGCCAACCTCGCCGGCTACCGCACCTATCCGCGGCTGGTGGGGGAGACCGGCGGCAAGGACTTCGTGGTCGCGCACGCGTCCGCCGATGTCGACGTGCTGCGCACGGCGCTCGTCCGCGGCGCTTTCGAGTACCAGGGCCAGAAGTGCTCGGCCGCCTCGCGTGCCTTCGTACCGCGGTCGGTGTGGGCGAAGCTGAAGGACGATCTGGTGTCCGAAGTGGACTCGCTGACGATGGGCGACGTCACCGACTTCCGCAACTTCCTCGGCGCGGTGATCGACCGCCGCGCCTTCGACCGGCTGGA
Proteins encoded in this region:
- a CDS encoding DUF202 domain-containing protein — protein: MSDRGLQPERTALAWQRTGLAAAVVAVLLVRDGVVHGSAWGIAAGACAALAVPLSALAARATPSAWTRLTLVTGAVVASGLCTVVHLLLHYDG
- a CDS encoding HpcH/HpaI aldolase/citrate lyase family protein, coding for MTVQFGQIVAARALLFVPGHRPDRFDKAVASGADGVILDLEDAVAPADKDAAREHVDEWLSRGGKALVRINGSDTPEFEADLAVVARRGCPVVLPKAEDPSVLAGIEAPLVPIIETAAGIEAATALCAVKNVARVAFGSVDLATQLGVRHDDEIALGYARSRLVLASTANGIAPPIDGVTTDLGDENVLEADIQHARRLGFGGKLCIHPKQVAAVRKGFAPTEAELAWARRVLEAGESVSAVDGQMVDRPVLERARRLLAQQ
- a CDS encoding YidH family protein, which produces MPDMKRRPHWYEEGQEPDYRFTLANERTFLAWLRTALALLAGAVALAQLVPPFSVAGLRTGLAVLLAVTGTVLAAFSYRRWARVQRAMRNGRPLPMTWLPFVVGWAAALCGVVVLVLVLTHPR
- a CDS encoding FAS1-like dehydratase domain-containing protein; this encodes MDLGAHVVDWRPGPVTSADELPPGPAAALSAVFDQPPPGGALPPLWHWLYFLDWPAQGELGEDGHPRDGHFLPPIPDRRRMFAGGRLEVQRPLVPGTPAERVSSLGEVTVKQGSTGEMMFVTVRHEISQDSRLCVVEEQDIVYRSGEDERRRGMLSASAEEAPESDAEWQLALRPDSRLLFRISALTANAHRIHYDEPYVREVEGYPGLVVHGPLLVLLMLELVRDKQVRSLSYRLRRPVFAGEHLRALGGPENGGASLRIATAREERSATAEVSFA
- a CDS encoding carboxyl transferase domain-containing protein, with the protein product MNRLLIANRGEVAVRVLRAAADLDLDAVAVYAEDDAEALHVRLAENAVRLPGTGPAGYLDGAALLAAARSSGCDAVHPGYGFLSENADFARACQEAGLTWVGPDPGTLELLGDKTRARALARELGIPVLDGGGVEGAEAFLAAGSAVMIKAVAGGGGRGMRVVRPGEDLAEAVRRCRSEARTAFGDDEVFVERYLPRARHIEVQLRDDVVLGDRDCSLQRHRQKLVEIAPAPGLAAETRQALAGAATALARRAGYRGLGTVEFLVADGEWYFLEVNPRLQVEHTVTEEVTGLDLVRLQLTGERITETPVPQGFAIQARVHASGRLDAYEPPGGRGLRVDGCGYSGYRLNPRYDPTLAKVIAHDVTLEGAARRLRRALKEFRVEGAATNRELLRDLLSRPEVGNAHTTFVDEVLPEAPAVEQDAAVVTAPMTGTVVEVHRSAGEAVASGAVLLVLEAMKMEHPVVAQTGGVIAELLVKPDDVVTAGQRLAVLTPGEVAAEEGGGSQELDLDTPRPDLAALRERRALTLDDARGTKVDSWHAAGRRTARENIADLCEDFVEYGGLAIAAQRRRRSAEDLMANTPADGLVGGVGTIDGHRVIAMSYDYLVLAGTQGQRGHAKKDRLFELAEQARLPVVLFAEGGGGRPGDTDGSGVTGLDCMAFALYARLNGKVPLVGIASGRCFAGNAALLGCSDVVIATPEASIGMGGPAMIEGGGLGVFHPDEVGPTGVQRTNGVIDLMAEDDADAVRLARRYLPYFQGPAATWEAPDQRLLRHAVPENRLRVYDVRRVIDGLSDVDSVLELRRDFGQGAITALVRVAGRPLGLIANNPAHLGGAIDSPAADKIARFLQLCDAYGLPVLSLCDTPGFMVGPDAERTATVRHVSRMFVNAAGLSVPFGTIVLRKGYGLGAQAMAAGGFRVPRFIVSWPTGEFGPMGLEGAVRLGYRKELAAIGDPAERQARFEEMVAAEYARGKATNVASAFEIDDVIDPAESRHWISTLLTPGTPKARVVDTW
- a CDS encoding GntR family transcriptional regulator, which produces MADSAYVRLARELRDAILRHEFPDGVRLPTEAELADSHRVSRQTVRRAFQDLVAEGMVYRVPGRGTFAAPTEEQYLRQFGSIEDLMGLSIDTEMRVVAPLRRQIEVDAAGRLRLHSDRVGRLEFLRVHEEIPFCLTTMFLPPAVAKLLESAPEVTEPGARSRATIIGLLEGRLPDPITEAEQSVTVGLATPEIAEQLGCEVGRPLLRIDRLYLSSSGQPVELAISHFLPEHYSYRVRLRRHPS
- a CDS encoding acyl-CoA dehydrogenase family protein, which translates into the protein MSTLDSLSQDEQLAVGTVREFVDKEVRPVARELEHANTYPERLIDQMKELGIFGLAIPEEYGGTPVSTPCYVLITEELARGWMSLAGAMGGHTVVSKLLLHFGTDEQKQSYLPRMATGELRATMALTEPGGGSDLQAMRTVARREGSGGVAGGGEYVVNGTKTWITNSRRSGLIALLCKTDPAAEPKHKGVSILLAEHGPGLTVSRDLPKLGYKGVESCELAFEDYRVPAGRLLGGVEGKGFAQMMKGLETGRLQVAARALGVGRAAFEDALRYAQERESFGKPIWQHQSVGNYLADMATSLTAARQLTLHAAREADAGRRVDMEAGMAKLFASETAMQIALNAVRIHGGYGYSTEFDVERYFRDAPLMIVGEGTNEIQRNVIARQLVSRGGLDA
- a CDS encoding CaiB/BaiF CoA transferase family protein, which produces MALPLEGFTVVSLEQAVAAPLATRHLADLGARVLKIERVDGGDFARAYDSSVRGMGSHFVWLNRGKESVSLDVKSAEGLALLRALIERADVFVQNLAPGAAARLGLSAAQLRAGRPELVVVDMSGYGSSGPYRDRKAYDLLVQSEGGLVSITGTPEAPAKTGIPTADIGAGMYAYSGVLAALVRRGRTGEGAHIEVSMLDAVAEWMGHPLYLAAHTGEQPPRAGLSHPVIAPYDAYPAADGTEVLIGIQNDRGWVRLVTDVLGRPELAVDPEFATNVARVRNRAQVDAIVAAGTKAFPADELVRRLDEAGIASARLNTVRQLIEHPQLSERDRWRSVETPVGPIQAMLPPTTFADTEASMGPVPAHGQHTAAVLAELGCGEAEIAGLSERGVVFTG
- a CDS encoding DUF6069 family protein — encoded protein: MSDYSQQVRLDPARLWAGGVATALVAALVAIVGILIARGLAGVAILAPKGSGLWGNANTATYAIVSALVALAATGLIHLLSVATPKPTTFFGWIMVLLTLIAVVLPLSLAVSYETKIATALLNLVIGLVVTLLLISTAGSALKRANKQVAAAPPVREWDQTRPYDQGSSYYDR